The following coding sequences are from one Eucalyptus grandis isolate ANBG69807.140 chromosome 11, ASM1654582v1, whole genome shotgun sequence window:
- the LOC104425571 gene encoding disease resistance protein RPV1-like isoform X3 — protein MGISEAGTSSGSVYQVFLSFRGPDTRHGFTDFLYHSLIDAGIYVFRDDEELRVGEKIDGALQRAIDDSRIYIPIFSRTYTSSHWCLRELRQIVDNTSKSNGNKEILHIFFDVEPDDVKLKTPLYEAAILNLECEKKLSIEQVDSWREALKEVGAIKGWEAKKYNGQGELIKLVVEEVVKKLKTKQKSVTEHLIGINDQVVAVKKLLDVSSGGGRLIQIHGMGGIGKTTLAKVLFNQLSTHFGKCCCFLEDVREKSSRTDGLVELQKKLLSEIGNATGTGSIDATDYGMKRIEETLRLKKVFIVLDDVDKSEQVENLVGKGTLCSGSRVLITTRNEDVLQIAKPEYDILPYEMKVMSSDHALQLFSRHAFNKDSPPYDRDDISKEIVSATGSLPLTIAVIGSLLNHETQDLWKETLDDLRKAPPEGVFEKLRISYNALTLRQQQIFLDIACFFIGETMTNPIYMWIDCGFSPFRGIEVLKNKSLIKIGNDNEFLMHDQLRDLGREIVRQENQTIPGGRSRLWIRDEVLITMKIEEMKKVQAMEVTHTSIKSEEIGRFKELRFLRLDDGTFDGDLMDCFPELKWIYLSDSSFSECKLTNMCLKNVVVLEFSSVPSIDDQKLFQFIKGAIKLKVLSLANCHGITRTPDLYECSKLERLTFLACDGLTKIDGSIGKLKYLKDLKFDLCNRLEGLPEKMGDLRNLEHFSLQYCRVMKELPDFIFKWKSLRELQLSIARPMELLGAIGKFENLKALQVEGNLKSQLPYEIGLLLRLQILELKGFDEIRELPDLSNLTNLVRLKLSDGSKIDGQDRTYTGDLEWIRGLSKLKKLSLCLLHVPAPTELASLTRLDKLRLCGLNLQPLKQLPSSLLELTLDNFNSITFLSSHLENLSKLRLICSQMQEIILDGLQLPNLMKLRILDCGPLERFMLSSMTKLEKVTVDDCPKLDEIHIAGVLESLHTLDICNWKSFRRFVYVDRHWESSHESSLVLASRVFNKLWRLCIQFCDKILGIQVVGMSESLQDLTVSGYHLQSLGGLSELKNLECLCIESNPELRIVEGLNKLEFLKLLYLRDCPLLESPIDVSTTELPNDCYLRIASCPKLLGFKQGFEGSVQDFKQYKEEEIVPAALADPLVGHQLMVSNAESSAQLQMRIPGEMNELPSPFEYSSWQRRWWNMLGLSVGPY, from the exons ATGGGGATCTCAGAGGCAGGAACATCATCAGGAAGCGTGTATCAAGTGTTTTTGAGCTTCAGGGGACCTGACACTCGTCATGGATTTACCGACTTCCTCTACCATAGCTTGATTGATGCTGGTATCTACGTCTTTCGAGATGATGAAGAGCTCCGTGTTGGTGAAAAAATTGATGGAGCACTCCAGAGAGCGATTGACGACTCAAGGATCTATATCCCCATCTTCTCTCGAACCTACACTTCGAGCCACTGGTGTCTTCGTGAGCTCAGGCAAATTGTGGATAACACCTCTAAGTCGAATGGGAATAAAGAGATCCTACATATTTTCTTTGACGTGGAACCTGATGATGTCAAGCTGAAAACCCCATTGTATGAGGCTGCTATTCTCAATTTGGAGTGTGAGAAGAAGTTGAGCATTGAACAAGTAGATTCTTGGAGAGAGGCTTTGAAGGAGGTTGGTGCAATAAAGGGGTGGGAAGCCAAGAAATACAATGG CCAAGGGGAACTCATTAAGTTGGTCGTTGAAGAGGTtgtgaagaagttgaagacAAAGCAAAAGTCTGTGACTGAACATTTAATTGGAATCAATGATCAAGTGGTAGCagtaaaaaaattgttagaCGTAAGCTCTGGAGGTGGACGGCTCATTCAAATTCATGGCATGGGGGGTATCGGTAAGACAACTCTCGCCAAGGTCTTGTTCAATCAACTTTCTACCCACTTTGGAAAGTGTTGTTGCTTTCTTGAAGATGTTCGAGAAAAATCATCAAGAACTGATGGCTTGGTTGAATTGCAAAAGAAGTTATTATCTGAAATAGGAAATGCCACAGGAACAGGAAGCATTGATGCAACTGACTATGGAATGAAGAGGATCGAAGAAACACTTCGCCTTAAGAAGGTCTTCATTGTACTGGATGATGTTGATAAAAGTGAACAAGTGGAGAACTTAGTTGGAAAAGGTACTTTGTGTTCAGGGTCTAGAGTACTGATTACTACTAGAAACGAGGATGTGTTGCAAATCGCTAAACCAGAGTACGATATATTACCTTATGAAATGAAGGTGATGAGTAGTGATCATGCGCTTCAGCTCTTCAGCAGACATGCATTTAACAAGGACTCTCCTCCATATGATCGTGATGatatttcaaaggaaattgtaTCTGCTACCGGAAGCCTTCCTTTGACTATTGCAGTAATTGGTTCACTTCTAAACCATGAAACACAAGACCTATGGAAAGAAACATTGGATGATTTACGCAAAGCACCTCCAGAGGGTGTTTTCGAAAAGTTGAGGATTAGCTATAATGCATTGACTCTTAGGcagcaacaaatttttttggatattgcatgctttttcaTTGGTGAGACAATGACAAACCCAATTTATATGTGGATAGATTGTGGTTTTTCCCCATTCCGTGGAATTGAGGTCCTCAAAAACAAGTCCTTGataaagattggaaatgacAATGAGTTTTTGATGCACGATCAActtagagatcttggaagggaaattgttcgtcaagaaaatcaaacaattcCTGGAGGGCGTAGTAGGTTATGGATTCGAGATGAAGTCCTCATTACAATGAAGATAGAGGAG ATGAAGAAAGTTCAAGCGATGGAAGTAACTCACACAAGTATCAAAAGTGAAGAGATTGGAAGGTTTAAAGAACTAAGGTTCCTTAGATTAGATGATGGAACCTTTGATGGCGATCTAATGGATTGTTTTCCTGAACTAAAATGGATTTATTTGAGTGATTCTTCGTTTTCAGAGTGTAAGCTGACCAATATGTGCTTAAAGAATGTGGTTGTCCTTGAATTTTCAAGCGTTCCCAGTATAGACGATCAGAAATTATTTCAGTTTATAAAG GGGgcaataaaattgaaagttcttagTCTTGCTAATTGTCATGGCATAACCAGAACACCAGACCTATATGAATGCTCAAAATTAGAGAGGCTGACTTTTTTGGCTTGCGACGGCTTAACGAAGATTGATGGCTCTATTGGGAAGTTAAAGTATCTGAAAGATTTAAAGTTTGATCTTTGCAATCGCCTTGAAGGTTTGCCTGAAAAAATGGGGGACCTACGGAATCTAGAGCACTTCTCTTTACAATATTGTCGTGTAATGAAGGAATTACCGGATTTCATATTTAAGTGGAAATCATTACGGGAGTTGCAGCTTTCAATTGCACGTCCAATGGAGTTACTGGGTGCCATCGGAaagtttgagaatttgaaaGCGCTTCAGGTTGAAGGAAATTTGAAAAGTCAACTCCCTTATGAAATTGGCTTGCTTCTGCGGCTTCAAATACTGGAGTTAAAAGGGTTTGATGAAATCCGAGAGTTGCCGGACCTCTCAAACTTGACTAATTTGGTTAGGTTGAAACTAAGTGACGGCTCCAAAATTGACGGACAAGATAGAACTTATACTGGTGATTTAGAGTGGATCAGGGGGTTAtccaaactaaaaaaattaagcttGTGTCTCCTCCATGTCCCTGCTCCCACTGAGTTGGCTTCTCTTACTCGGCTTGACAAACTCCGTTTGTGTGGATTGAACTTACAACCCCTCAAGCAACTTCCCTCTTCTCTATTAGAGCTAACCCTtgataatttcaattcaatcacgtTTCTCTCCTCCCACTTAGAGAATTTGTCAAAATTAAGGCTCATTTGCTCTCAAATGCAAGAGATAATACTCGATGGGCTTCAGCTTCCAAATTTAATGAAGCTTCGTATTCTTGACTGTGGACCCCTCGAGAGATTCATGCTATCCAGCATGACGAAGCTAGAAAAGGTCACTGTGGACGACTGCCCAAAATTAGATGAGATCCACATCGCTGGGGTGCTGGAATCGTTGCACACATTGGATATATGTAATTGGAAGTCCTTCAGAAGGTTCGTGTATGTTGACAGACATTGGGAATCTTCCCATGAATCTTCACTAGTCCTTGCATCGAGAGTCTTCAATAAGTTGTGGAGACTCTGCATACAGTTTTGCGATAAGATACTCGGTATTCAAGTTGTTGGTATGTCAGAATCGTTGCAAGACTTGACAGTTTCTGGTTATCATTTGCAAAGTCTTGGTGGTTTGTCAGAATTAAAGAACCTCGAGTGCTTGTGCATAGAGTCCAACCCTGAGCTACGAATTGTCGAGGGCCTCAACAAGTTGGAGTTTTTGAAGCTCTTATACCTTCGTGACTGCCCATTGTTGGAAAGTCCGATTGATGTATCAACCACTGAATTGCCAAATGATTGCTACTTAAGGATTGCCAGTTGCCCGAAATTACTTGGGTTTAAGCAAGGATTCGAAGGCTCCGTCCAAgatttcaagcaatataag GAGGAAGAGATTGTACCAGCTGCATTAGCAGACCCATTGGTTGGGCACCAATTGATGGTTTCAAATGCAGAGAGCAGTGCACAACTGCAAATGCGCATACCGGGAGAGATGAATGAACTCCCGTCTCCATTTGAG TATTCCTCCTGGCAGCGAAGATGGTGGAATATGCTTGGTTTATCAGTGGGACCGTACTAA